From Flavobacterium sp. 102, a single genomic window includes:
- the ric gene encoding iron-sulfur cluster repair di-iron protein — MNTLEQITIGEFVADDFRTAAVFSKYGIDFCCKGNRTLEEVCEKKGLDPADIQEELNAVLESKSDNNIDFKSWPTDLLIDYIEKTHHRYVEEKSTALLFYLDKLCKVHGERHPELFEIALHFKICAGELAQHMKKEELILFPFVKKMYYALRDNTSIEQPHFGTVDNPIAMMQEEHENEGERFLKIAQLTNDYNPPADACETYKVTFAMLKEFEQDLHKHIHLENNIVFPKAKAMEAKFNIS, encoded by the coding sequence ATGAATACTTTAGAACAAATAACCATAGGAGAATTTGTTGCAGACGATTTCAGAACGGCTGCCGTTTTTTCCAAATATGGTATCGATTTTTGCTGTAAAGGCAACCGAACTTTAGAGGAAGTCTGCGAAAAAAAAGGGTTAGATCCAGCCGATATCCAAGAGGAACTAAATGCCGTTTTAGAATCAAAATCAGATAACAATATCGACTTCAAATCATGGCCAACCGACCTACTTATCGACTACATCGAAAAAACGCACCACCGTTATGTGGAAGAAAAATCAACTGCTCTTCTTTTCTATCTTGATAAACTTTGTAAAGTACACGGAGAAAGACATCCGGAGTTGTTTGAAATTGCGCTTCACTTTAAAATTTGCGCAGGAGAATTAGCCCAACACATGAAAAAAGAAGAGTTGATTTTGTTCCCATTCGTCAAAAAAATGTATTACGCACTAAGAGACAACACTTCGATTGAACAACCTCATTTCGGAACCGTAGACAATCCAATTGCTATGATGCAGGAAGAACACGAAAATGAAGGCGAACGCTTCCTAAAAATAGCGCAATTGACCAATGATTACAATCCGCCGGCAGATGCTTGTGAAACATACAAAGTCACTTTTGCGATGCTGAAAGAATTCGAACAAGATTTGCACAAACACATCCATCTCGAAAACAACATCGTGTTTCCAAAAGCCAAAGCCATGGAAGCCAAATTCAATATTTCATAA
- the nadA gene encoding quinolinate synthase NadA, with protein MENLKEKILQLKKEKNAVILAHYYQQPEIQEIADYVGDSLGLSQEAEKVNANIIVFAGVHFMAETAKLLNPKKKVLLPDLEAGCSLAESCPPEIFKKFIEAHPNHIVITYVNCSVEIKALSHLVCTSSNAEKIVNSVPENIPIIFAPDKNLGNYINKKTGRKMLLWDGSCVVHEAFSLDKLIALHKEHPDAAIIAHPESEAHILETASYIGSTSGMIAYAKQSPKNKFIVATEAGILYKMQDEVPNKILIAAPSIEDNTCACSECAYMKLNTLRKVYDCLLTESPEIKVPKKIADKAIIPIKRMLELSK; from the coding sequence ATGGAAAATTTAAAAGAGAAGATTCTCCAACTAAAAAAGGAGAAGAACGCCGTGATTTTGGCTCATTATTACCAACAACCCGAGATACAGGAAATCGCCGATTATGTTGGAGACAGCTTAGGATTATCGCAAGAAGCCGAAAAGGTAAATGCTAATATTATCGTATTTGCCGGAGTTCATTTTATGGCTGAAACCGCCAAGCTACTTAATCCAAAGAAAAAGGTTTTATTACCCGATTTAGAAGCAGGTTGTTCTTTGGCGGAATCTTGTCCACCGGAGATTTTTAAAAAATTTATCGAAGCACATCCCAATCATATTGTAATTACATATGTAAATTGTTCGGTCGAAATTAAAGCCTTAAGTCATTTGGTTTGTACTTCTTCCAATGCGGAAAAAATTGTGAATTCAGTTCCCGAAAACATTCCTATAATCTTTGCGCCGGATAAAAACTTAGGGAACTATATCAATAAAAAAACAGGCAGAAAAATGTTGCTTTGGGATGGAAGTTGTGTTGTTCACGAGGCCTTTTCTTTAGACAAATTAATTGCATTACACAAAGAACATCCGGACGCTGCCATCATTGCACATCCGGAATCGGAAGCACATATTTTGGAAACGGCGAGTTATATCGGTTCTACCTCAGGCATGATTGCGTATGCGAAGCAAAGTCCGAAAAACAAATTCATAGTCGCCACCGAAGCCGGAATTTTATACAAAATGCAGGATGAAGTACCGAATAAAATACTAATTGCTGCGCCGTCAATAGAGGACAATACATGTGCTTGCAGTGAATGTGCCTACATGAAACTCAATACGCTTCGCAAAGTTTACGATTGTTTGCTCACAGAATCTCCGGAAATTAAAGTGCCCAAAAAAATTGCAGACAAAGCCATTATTCCTATTAAACGAATGCTTGAATTGTCCAAATAA
- the nadB gene encoding L-aspartate oxidase, with amino-acid sequence MKITTDYLILGSGIAGLTVAIKLAEQFPDRKVLVVTKSNEDESNTKYAQGGIAVVIDNVTDDFEKHINDTLLCGDGLCDRNIVEMVVKEGPKRLAELIQWGTQFDKTAEGTFDLGKEGGHSNNRVVHFKDQTGLEIERAILVKAHQGKNIEILDFHFAIDLMMRADVCHGAYVLDEKSNEIITIRSRFTVLATGGIGQVYQQTTNPKVATGDGIAMAIRAKAIIKDMEFIQFHPTALYAPNSVSTFLISEAVRGFGAHLKTKNGHRFMFDYDVRGELASRDIVSRSIETELKKSADNCVYLDCTHLDRIEFQKHFPTIYQNCLLEGFDVAKDWIPVIPTQHYLCGGVVVNRHGQTSIENLLACGECSRTGLHGANRLASNSLLEALVYAHQIFNYLSEMEVNLKETKVDFQDFFYRKGNLLASDFTKIIKEKLQNVMQQNAGIVRNDTDLKNTLKQLLAWKNECRKIEQEHSVTKDFLELKNCIEVSIPIVAYSLKRTQNRGSFFKEGKTINLQF; translated from the coding sequence ATGAAGATAACAACTGATTATCTGATATTAGGTTCGGGTATAGCCGGATTGACGGTAGCCATCAAACTGGCGGAACAATTTCCGGATCGAAAAGTGTTGGTTGTCACCAAATCCAATGAAGACGAATCGAATACTAAATATGCACAAGGTGGCATAGCCGTAGTGATTGACAACGTAACCGATGATTTTGAAAAACACATCAACGATACGTTACTTTGCGGAGACGGTTTATGTGATCGAAACATAGTTGAAATGGTAGTAAAAGAAGGGCCAAAACGTTTAGCAGAATTAATCCAATGGGGAACACAATTCGATAAAACTGCCGAAGGAACATTTGATTTAGGCAAAGAAGGCGGTCATTCCAATAATCGTGTGGTCCATTTTAAAGACCAAACCGGACTGGAGATAGAAAGAGCTATTTTGGTAAAAGCCCATCAGGGAAAAAATATCGAAATTCTTGATTTTCATTTTGCGATTGATTTAATGATGCGTGCTGATGTTTGTCACGGTGCTTATGTTTTGGACGAAAAAAGCAATGAAATTATCACGATTCGTTCTCGTTTTACCGTTTTGGCTACCGGCGGTATAGGTCAGGTTTACCAGCAAACGACCAATCCGAAAGTTGCCACCGGCGATGGTATTGCGATGGCGATTCGGGCTAAAGCGATTATCAAAGATATGGAGTTCATTCAATTTCATCCGACGGCTTTGTATGCGCCTAATTCGGTTTCAACTTTCTTGATATCGGAAGCGGTTCGCGGTTTTGGAGCACATTTGAAAACCAAAAATGGTCATCGTTTTATGTTTGATTATGACGTTCGAGGCGAATTAGCTTCACGCGATATTGTCTCGAGAAGCATTGAAACCGAATTAAAAAAATCAGCGGACAATTGTGTTTACTTGGATTGTACGCATTTAGACAGAATTGAATTCCAAAAACATTTCCCAACTATTTATCAGAACTGTTTATTAGAAGGCTTTGATGTAGCAAAAGATTGGATTCCGGTGATTCCGACCCAACATTATTTGTGTGGCGGTGTTGTAGTAAATCGTCATGGGCAAACCTCAATCGAAAATTTATTGGCTTGTGGTGAATGTTCCCGAACCGGTTTGCATGGTGCCAATCGATTGGCTTCCAATTCACTTTTAGAAGCGTTAGTTTATGCACATCAAATTTTCAACTATTTAAGCGAAATGGAGGTTAATCTAAAAGAAACTAAAGTTGATTTCCAGGATTTTTTTTATCGAAAAGGAAATTTGTTAGCGTCCGATTTTACCAAAATAATTAAAGAAAAGTTGCAAAATGTCATGCAACAAAATGCCGGGATTGTTCGAAATGACACCGATTTAAAAAATACTTTAAAGCAGTTGCTTGCTTGGAAAAATGAATGTCGAAAAATAGAACAAGAGCATTCTGTCACTAAAGATTTTTTGGAACTGAAAAATTGTATAGAAGTGAGTATTCCGATTGTGGCTTATTCGCTGAAACGAACCCAAAACAGAGGAAGTTTTTTTAAAGAAGGCAAAACTATAAACCTCCAATTCTAA
- a CDS encoding copper resistance protein CopD, whose translation MLHQIILIFHLLAATVWVGGHLFLTIRYLPEALKKKDASILINFKNKFEPVGLPSLVILLFSGIAMAYHYDVTFTQWFSFSNGIEKIVSLKLLLLFISVGMAINAQLFVFPKVKSEHLLPVAVQIVTITFIGVAMLVLGSWVRIGGL comes from the coding sequence ATGCTACACCAGATTATCTTAATTTTTCACTTATTGGCTGCAACCGTTTGGGTTGGTGGACATCTATTTTTGACTATTCGGTATTTACCCGAAGCTTTGAAAAAGAAAGACGCTTCAATTTTAATTAATTTTAAAAATAAATTCGAACCCGTTGGTTTACCTTCTTTAGTGATTTTACTATTTAGCGGAATTGCAATGGCGTATCATTATGACGTTACGTTTACCCAATGGTTTTCATTTTCCAATGGCATTGAGAAAATTGTATCGCTTAAATTATTGTTGCTTTTTATTTCAGTCGGAATGGCGATTAATGCCCAACTGTTTGTCTTTCCAAAAGTCAAATCCGAACATTTGTTACCTGTGGCCGTTCAGATTGTAACGATTACCTTTATTGGTGTTGCCATGTTAGTTTTGGGCAGCTGGGTTAGAATTGGAGGTTTATAG
- a CDS encoding group III truncated hemoglobin, whose amino-acid sequence MKTDIKNRKDIEKLVNTFYEKVKTDDTIGYLFNDVAHVNWETHLPKMYNFWENILFFTGNYEGNPMAKHKELHQKSAMNPNHFGHWNKLFTETVDKLFEGSKAEEIKNRALNISAAMMFKTLS is encoded by the coding sequence ATGAAAACCGATATCAAAAATAGAAAAGACATAGAAAAATTGGTCAACACCTTTTACGAAAAAGTAAAAACAGACGATACAATTGGCTATTTATTCAACGATGTCGCCCATGTCAATTGGGAAACCCATTTGCCCAAAATGTATAACTTTTGGGAAAATATTCTTTTCTTTACCGGAAATTATGAAGGCAATCCGATGGCGAAACACAAAGAGTTACACCAAAAAAGTGCAATGAACCCTAATCATTTCGGACATTGGAACAAATTATTTACCGAAACCGTTGACAAGCTTTTTGAAGGATCAAAAGCCGAAGAAATCAAAAACCGCGCACTAAATATTTCAGCCGCCATGATGTTTAAAACGTTGAGCTAA
- a CDS encoding ABC transporter permease subunit, producing MNRIIKIVLLDILKNKIVLAYTLILAALSWSSFALEDNAAKGLLTILNVILFTVPLVSILFSTIYLYNCSEFIELLLSQPIKRRKIWTSLFLGLSLSMVLAFGIGAGIPLLVNAPDSVGLMMIAIGCLISVIFVALAFLSSILTRDKAKGIGIAIMTWLFFALLFDGIVLFLLFQLADYPIENAMVAITALSPIDLARIQILMHLDVSAMMGYTGAIFKDFFGTNVGLAVSFSLLCLWAIVPFFISLKKFNKKDL from the coding sequence ATGAACCGAATCATTAAAATCGTCTTACTCGACATACTGAAGAACAAAATCGTGTTGGCTTATACTTTGATTTTGGCCGCACTTTCTTGGAGTTCTTTCGCCTTAGAAGACAATGCTGCCAAAGGGTTATTGACCATACTCAACGTGATTTTATTCACCGTGCCGTTGGTTTCCATTTTGTTTTCCACCATTTACCTGTACAACTGTTCAGAATTCATCGAATTATTACTGAGCCAACCCATCAAACGCCGCAAAATTTGGACGAGTTTGTTTCTTGGTTTATCACTTTCCATGGTTTTAGCATTTGGTATTGGTGCCGGAATTCCGTTACTGGTTAATGCACCCGACAGTGTTGGACTGATGATGATTGCTATCGGCTGTTTGATTTCGGTCATTTTTGTGGCTTTGGCATTTTTAAGTTCGATACTCACACGCGACAAAGCGAAAGGCATCGGCATTGCCATTATGACTTGGCTGTTTTTTGCCTTGCTTTTTGACGGTATTGTTTTGTTTTTGTTGTTCCAATTGGCCGATTACCCTATTGAAAATGCAATGGTAGCTATAACCGCTTTGAGTCCGATAGACTTGGCCCGAATTCAGATTTTGATGCACTTGGATGTATCGGCTATGATGGGTTACACCGGCGCGATTTTCAAAGACTTCTTCGGCACAAATGTTGGTTTGGCAGTTTCATTCTCACTGCTCTGTCTGTGGGCGATTGTTCCGTTTTTTATTTCGCTTAAAAAATTCAATAAAAAAGATTTGTAA
- a CDS encoding ABC transporter ATP-binding protein, translating to MIDIQNIDKKFGKLAVLQDINLSFQKGQCIALIGPNGCGKTTLIKAILGMVLPDNGSIIVNGKSILGEYLYRENIGYMPQIGRYPDNMTIGQIIDMIKKVRNTSTTLDEDLIHAFELDKMFDKQMRTLSGGTTQKVSAVLAFLFNPEVLILDEPTAGLDPLASEILKEKIIREKEKGKLILITSHLLSELDDLITEIIFMQEGKVHFHQKIEDLKASTKEDKISRAIAKILKNNQHEPNH from the coding sequence ATGATTGACATACAAAACATCGATAAAAAATTCGGCAAGTTAGCCGTACTCCAAGACATCAACCTATCGTTTCAAAAAGGTCAATGCATTGCACTAATCGGCCCAAACGGTTGCGGAAAAACAACTTTAATCAAGGCCATTTTAGGCATGGTTTTACCCGATAACGGTTCGATAATAGTCAACGGAAAATCCATCCTCGGGGAATATTTGTACCGAGAAAATATCGGCTACATGCCGCAAATAGGACGCTATCCCGACAATATGACCATCGGTCAAATTATCGATATGATTAAAAAAGTGCGAAACACTTCTACCACATTAGACGAAGATTTAATTCACGCTTTTGAATTGGACAAAATGTTCGACAAACAAATGCGTACTCTTTCAGGCGGAACTACACAAAAGGTCAGCGCAGTTTTGGCTTTTCTCTTTAATCCAGAGGTGTTAATTCTGGATGAACCAACAGCCGGTTTAGATCCATTGGCTTCCGAAATTCTAAAAGAAAAAATCATCCGAGAAAAAGAAAAAGGAAAACTAATTCTCATCACGTCGCATTTGCTCAGCGAGTTAGACGATTTGATTACCGAAATCATTTTTATGCAAGAAGGCAAAGTACATTTCCACCAAAAAATAGAAGACTTAAAAGCTTCTACTAAAGAGGATAAAATCTCCAGAGCGATTGCTAAAATCTTAAAAAACAACCAACATGAACCGAATCATTAA
- a CDS encoding nitrous oxide reductase family maturation protein NosD gives MKNLVYILFFFCLISNAKTITVGKTYPVKTIKQALALANDGDTIIVTQGVYKEGNIIITKKIAFLGKNYPTLDGQNKAEVLSITADSVIVKGFKIINSGHAALDDPCGIKVYDRSFVRIENNILDNNFFGIYLQNCKNSVIKNNTVKAYGKQEQLIGNGIHCWKSEHLQIIGNRISGHRDGIYFEFVTQSVIWRNIANYNIRYGLHFMFSNDDSYITNVFKGNGAGVAVMFTKNVKMFNNYFEENWGDSAYGLLLKEIADSYIFNNRFARNTSGIYMEGTSRVKVEKNLFEANGWGMKIQASCMENEIVNNNYIGNTFDISTNGSLVLNTFNGNYWDKYEGYDLNKDGIGDVPYHPLSLFAVLTENNPSAMILFRSFMITLLDKSEKVLPSITPDNFIDNKPLMKSLPL, from the coding sequence ATGAAAAATTTAGTTTATATATTATTCTTTTTTTGCCTAATCAGTAATGCCAAAACCATTACCGTAGGGAAAACCTATCCTGTCAAAACTATCAAACAAGCTTTGGCATTGGCTAACGATGGCGACACCATCATCGTTACCCAAGGAGTTTATAAAGAAGGTAATATTATCATCACCAAAAAAATTGCTTTTTTAGGAAAAAACTATCCGACACTCGATGGACAAAACAAAGCAGAAGTCCTTTCGATTACCGCCGATAGTGTCATTGTAAAAGGATTCAAAATCATTAATTCAGGCCACGCCGCTTTAGACGACCCATGTGGGATTAAAGTCTACGACCGAAGTTTTGTTAGAATAGAAAATAATATACTTGACAACAATTTTTTTGGTATTTACCTGCAAAACTGCAAAAATAGTGTCATCAAAAACAATACAGTTAAAGCTTATGGTAAACAAGAACAACTCATTGGAAACGGCATTCATTGCTGGAAAAGTGAGCACTTGCAAATCATAGGCAACAGAATCTCTGGTCATCGCGACGGCATTTATTTTGAGTTTGTAACCCAATCCGTCATTTGGAGAAATATTGCCAACTATAACATTCGCTACGGTTTGCATTTTATGTTTTCCAATGATGATTCTTACATCACCAATGTTTTCAAAGGAAACGGTGCCGGAGTTGCCGTAATGTTTACCAAAAACGTAAAGATGTTCAATAATTATTTTGAGGAAAATTGGGGTGATTCTGCTTACGGTTTATTACTCAAAGAGATTGCCGACAGTTACATTTTCAACAATCGTTTTGCACGAAACACTTCAGGAATATACATGGAAGGTACTTCCCGAGTTAAAGTCGAAAAAAACCTCTTTGAAGCCAATGGTTGGGGCATGAAAATCCAAGCCAGTTGCATGGAAAATGAAATAGTAAACAACAATTATATTGGCAACACTTTTGACATCAGCACCAACGGAAGTTTAGTGCTCAACACCTTCAACGGCAATTATTGGGACAAATATGAAGGCTATGATTTAAACAAAGACGGAATTGGTGATGTGCCCTATCATCCGCTAAGTTTGTTTGCCGTTCTCACCGAAAACAATCCATCGGCCATGATTTTATTCCGAAGTTTTATGATTACGCTTTTAGACAAATCTGAAAAAGTTTTACCGAGCATAACCCCTGATAATTTTATAGACAATAAGCCATTAATGAAGTCACTTCCATTATGA
- a CDS encoding nitrous oxide reductase accessory protein NosL, whose protein sequence is MKNIAFACITLLTLISCSSNEPKPIKINTDTCDFCKMTISNGKFGAELITKKGRYYKFDDLTCMVQFAKSNTVVPYQSFFVNDYLKDNTLIPAETAHFIIGGKINSPMRGNIAAFRSAQEQNEFGKKLEAQTTTWSEVYNANK, encoded by the coding sequence ATGAAAAATATAGCCTTTGCATGTATCACATTATTAACCTTGATTTCATGCAGTTCCAATGAACCAAAGCCTATCAAAATCAATACAGATACTTGCGATTTCTGCAAGATGACGATTTCAAATGGTAAATTCGGAGCTGAATTAATCACCAAAAAAGGTAGGTATTACAAGTTTGATGACTTGACTTGCATGGTGCAATTCGCCAAATCTAATACCGTTGTTCCTTACCAGTCTTTCTTTGTCAATGATTATTTGAAAGACAACACACTCATTCCTGCCGAAACCGCTCATTTCATCATAGGCGGAAAAATTAATTCGCCCATGAGAGGTAACATAGCTGCCTTCCGTTCAGCGCAAGAACAAAACGAATTTGGCAAAAAACTCGAAGCCCAAACCACCACTTGGTCTGAAGTGTACAACGCTAATAAATGA
- the nosZ gene encoding Sec-dependent nitrous-oxide reductase, with product MKNKFVKAIFAIALGSALLTSCKPKNSGDAVSGDAAQKAYVAPGKYDEFYNFVSGGFSGQLSVYGLPSGRLFRVIPVFSVDPEKGWGYSEETKPMLNTSNGFVPWDDLHHTEMSQTNGEVDGRWVFGNANNTPRIARIDLKTFKTAEIIELPNSAGNHSSPFITENTEYVVAGTRFSVPPDYVNGDVAINTYKENFKGHISFVKVGKEGEMDLAFQIVTPGVNFDLSHAGKGKSHGWFFFSCYNTEQANTLLEVNASQRDKDFIMAVNWKKAEEYIKAGKGKKQSVKYVHNKWDDKTHTATSVMKNEVLVLDAAALKDICYMIPCPKSPHGCDVDPTGEYIVGSGKLAALIPVFSFDKLMGAIKNKQFEGDYGGIPVVKYEAALHGEVQKPGLGPLHTEFDGKGNAYTTFFVSSEVVKWDIKTLKVLDRVPTYYSVGHLCIPGGDSKKPFGKYLIAYNKITKDRYLPTGPELAQSAQIYDISGDKMKLILDFPTIGEPHYAQAAPADLIRNNGQLKFYKIADNNHPFVAKGEKEAKVVRKGNRVDVWMTSIRSHFAPDNIEGIKLGDEVYFHVTNLEQDWDVPHGFAIKGADNGELLIMPGETATLKWIPKKTGIWPMYCTDFCSALHQEMSGYIRVSPAGSNVPITYSVGTNIPKATK from the coding sequence ATGAAAAATAAGTTTGTGAAAGCAATTTTTGCAATTGCTCTGGGAAGTGCTTTGTTAACTTCCTGTAAGCCAAAAAACTCGGGAGATGCCGTGAGTGGTGATGCTGCTCAAAAAGCCTACGTAGCGCCCGGGAAATATGATGAATTTTATAACTTCGTTTCCGGTGGCTTTAGCGGACAGCTGAGTGTCTATGGCCTTCCAAGTGGAAGATTGTTCAGAGTAATTCCGGTGTTCTCCGTTGACCCTGAAAAAGGTTGGGGATACAGCGAAGAAACCAAACCAATGTTAAATACTTCCAACGGATTTGTGCCTTGGGACGATTTACACCATACCGAAATGTCACAAACTAATGGTGAAGTTGATGGTCGTTGGGTTTTTGGTAATGCCAATAATACCCCACGCATTGCTCGTATTGATTTGAAAACATTCAAAACTGCAGAAATCATTGAGCTACCTAATAGTGCCGGAAATCACTCTTCTCCATTCATCACGGAAAACACCGAATATGTGGTAGCAGGAACTCGATTTAGTGTGCCACCGGATTATGTTAATGGAGATGTAGCTATTAATACTTACAAAGAAAACTTCAAAGGTCATATCAGTTTTGTCAAAGTGGGAAAAGAGGGCGAAATGGACTTAGCTTTCCAAATCGTAACGCCAGGGGTAAACTTTGACCTTTCTCACGCAGGGAAGGGAAAATCACATGGTTGGTTCTTCTTCTCTTGCTACAACACTGAACAAGCCAATACTTTGCTAGAAGTAAATGCTTCGCAACGTGATAAAGACTTTATTATGGCTGTAAATTGGAAAAAAGCTGAAGAATACATCAAAGCCGGAAAAGGGAAAAAACAGTCGGTAAAATATGTTCACAACAAATGGGATGATAAAACCCATACCGCTACCTCTGTAATGAAAAATGAAGTATTGGTGCTAGATGCCGCTGCCTTAAAAGATATTTGTTACATGATTCCTTGCCCGAAATCACCACACGGTTGTGACGTAGATCCAACAGGCGAATATATCGTAGGTTCCGGTAAATTGGCCGCTTTGATTCCGGTATTCAGTTTCGATAAATTGATGGGCGCCATCAAAAACAAACAATTCGAAGGTGACTATGGTGGAATTCCGGTAGTAAAATACGAAGCTGCGTTACACGGTGAAGTTCAAAAACCCGGTTTAGGACCATTACACACTGAATTTGACGGAAAAGGAAATGCTTATACTACTTTCTTTGTCTCTTCTGAAGTAGTCAAATGGGATATTAAAACACTTAAAGTTTTAGACCGAGTACCGACTTACTATTCTGTAGGACACTTGTGCATCCCTGGTGGTGACAGTAAAAAACCATTTGGAAAATACTTAATCGCTTACAACAAAATTACCAAAGACCGCTATTTACCAACTGGTCCTGAATTAGCTCAATCGGCTCAAATTTATGACATCAGTGGCGATAAGATGAAGTTAATCTTAGACTTTCCCACCATCGGTGAGCCACACTATGCACAAGCCGCACCAGCCGATTTGATTCGAAATAACGGTCAATTGAAATTCTATAAAATTGCCGACAACAACCATCCTTTTGTAGCCAAAGGTGAAAAAGAAGCCAAAGTAGTTCGCAAAGGCAACAGAGTCGATGTTTGGATGACTTCAATACGTTCTCACTTTGCACCCGACAATATTGAAGGTATTAAACTGGGTGACGAAGTGTATTTTCACGTAACCAACTTAGAACAAGACTGGGATGTCCCACACGGATTTGCCATCAAAGGAGCCGACAACGGAGAGTTGTTGATTATGCCGGGTGAGACCGCAACCCTGAAATGGATTCCTAAAAAAACGGGGATATGGCCTATGTATTGTACCGATTTCTGTAGCGCATTACACCAAGAAATGTCAGGATACATTAGGGTTTCTCCAGCCGGAAGTAATGTTCCCATCACCTATAGTGTTGGAACCAACATACCAAAGGCTACCAAATAA
- a CDS encoding cytochrome c family protein codes for MKKLFLIPLAFSLLIACGKKEKETEEYNPAADPSATETTATDPSTYDPKRGEGKFTTVELGTALDGAMATKGEEVAGVKCTSCHKMTDERLVGPGWKGVTERRKPEWIMNFITNPDPMIDKDPEVQAQLEICLVRMPNQGLSDDDARHILEFMRKNDGVK; via the coding sequence ATGAAAAAATTATTTTTAATTCCGCTCGCTTTTTCCCTTCTAATAGCTTGTGGGAAAAAGGAAAAAGAAACAGAAGAGTATAATCCGGCAGCTGACCCAAGTGCAACTGAGACAACCGCTACTGACCCATCAACTTATGACCCAAAAAGAGGCGAGGGTAAATTTACAACTGTAGAACTAGGCACTGCATTAGATGGGGCTATGGCTACCAAAGGTGAAGAAGTTGCCGGAGTTAAATGTACTTCTTGTCACAAAATGACCGATGAAAGATTAGTTGGTCCGGGATGGAAAGGGGTAACCGAAAGAAGAAAACCGGAATGGATTATGAACTTTATTACCAATCCTGACCCAATGATTGACAAAGATCCTGAAGTTCAGGCGCAATTAGAAATCTGTTTGGTCCGTATGCCAAATCAAGGACTTAGCGACGATGATGCGAGACACATCTTGGAATTCATGCGTAAAAATGATGGTGTAAAATAA
- a CDS encoding 2-hydroxyacid dehydrogenase, with protein MLTQDIKILHIDSNHPLLWEQLEQAGFQNEADFSSSKAEIEVKIHHYHGVVIRSRFKIDKAFLDKATNLKFIARVGAGLESIDCDYAISKNINLIAAPEGNRNAVGEHALGMLLSVMNKLNRADKLVREGKWIREGNRGYELEGKTVGLIGYGNMGKSFAKKLRGFDVEVLCYDILPNVGDVYARQVSLSELQAQADVLSLHIPWTPETDKIVNANFINAFAKPLWFINTSRGKNVVTDDLVAALASGKILGAGLDVLEYEKLSFENLFIDSEKPKAFEYLLQAENVLLTPHIAGWTFESHEKLAQTIVDKIIQLRITN; from the coding sequence ATGCTTACCCAAGACATTAAAATACTTCATATCGATAGCAATCACCCCTTATTATGGGAACAATTGGAACAAGCAGGTTTTCAAAATGAAGCCGATTTTTCCTCTTCCAAAGCCGAAATTGAAGTTAAAATTCATCACTATCATGGCGTTGTCATTCGCAGTCGATTTAAAATTGACAAGGCTTTTTTAGACAAAGCCACTAATCTCAAATTCATAGCTAGAGTTGGGGCCGGATTAGAAAGCATTGATTGTGATTATGCAATTTCTAAAAACATTAATTTGATAGCAGCTCCGGAAGGCAATCGAAATGCGGTTGGCGAACATGCTTTGGGAATGCTTTTATCTGTAATGAACAAACTCAATCGCGCGGATAAATTAGTGCGCGAAGGCAAATGGATACGCGAAGGCAATCGTGGGTATGAACTTGAAGGCAAAACTGTTGGACTCATCGGTTATGGCAATATGGGAAAATCATTTGCGAAAAAACTAAGAGGTTTTGATGTAGAAGTGCTATGTTATGATATTCTTCCCAATGTAGGAGATGTCTATGCCAGGCAAGTTTCCCTTTCTGAATTGCAAGCCCAAGCCGATGTTTTGAGTTTGCACATTCCATGGACGCCGGAAACCGATAAAATCGTTAATGCCAATTTCATTAATGCTTTTGCGAAGCCTTTATGGTTTATCAATACTTCACGAGGTAAAAATGTAGTGACCGATGATTTGGTTGCGGCTTTAGCATCAGGCAAAATTTTGGGTGCCGGATTGGATGTGTTAGAATACGAAAAGTTGTCGTTTGAAAATCTTTTCATCGATAGTGAAAAGCCTAAAGCTTTTGAGTATTTATTACAAGCAGAAAATGTTTTATTAACACCACATATCGCCGGTTGGACCTTTGAAAGCCATGAGAAATTGGCGCAAACTATCGTAGATAAAATTATTCAATTACGAATTACGAATTAA